In Centropristis striata isolate RG_2023a ecotype Rhode Island chromosome 8, C.striata_1.0, whole genome shotgun sequence, the genomic window TGCATCTTTCTCAGTTCGTCCAACAACTCCAATAACAAAGGCCAGTGCAGCATTTTGCCTTGTCCTCCTCCACCTGCACGTGACCCCTTCTCGGCCCAAACCCTCAGCATCTGGTAGTGAGCCTCTCGGCAGGATTTGTGATCCATTTCTGCTTGTTCGATCTCAATATCATTCACGCCAAGAGAACGCACCAGCTGCTTCCTCTGCGGCACAGGAACCAGATCCAGTACTGTGTAGATCAGCTCAGAGGCTGCAGAAGGGAATTAGGGGAGGGGAGGGAAAGAGATAAGAGTTAGTACAatagttttctgtgtgtttgagccAAAACACACCGAAATATTTGTCAGCAGCATGTGCAGCAAAGTCCAATATAAAAATGCACTCACTCTTAATTTCCAGAGGGATACAGTCAGGCAGATTGGGCGACTCCTGTTCAGTCACATACGTTGGAGGAACAGCATTATTACTCATGCTGCTGTCTGAGGGTTCCTCACTGTGGAACAGGGCTTGCTGTGAGACAAAGATAGATTAGATGTTATTGACTGTAGTCGTACATCCAGCAGAGAAAAGTAACCAGACAGTTACAGTCATTGTACCTCGCATGAGTCCGGGGACATGTCGGATGGCTGGCAAGAAGGTTTCAGCAACATCTTCTTTGTATACCACTTTGTGTACAAGTGGGTGAGGAGGACCCCCAGCACCAGCATTACCACAGCCCCAACTGCAACGGCTGCAATTATGTTGATAAGATGCTCATGTCCAGGCTTAGAAGCTTCATAAGGATCCAAAGGGGCAGACAGGGAACAAGACATGAAGATGGACAcatgttaaaacatgttttcagacAGTTGAATAACTCTTTCATTCATAGATTGTTGTTATTTGGTGCTAAGCAAGAATACACAGTGTTTCTGCAGGAATAACTGCagtactctttttttaaaaccaaacagaatgaaaatgtaatttcttaTGATCTCAACAGCTCAGGCATGTAAGTATAAAGGCAACACAGAGACATCTAATTAACACAGCCTGGACCCAGAAAAGTGCAGGAAAATGAATAGATGGACTGACAAATTACTGTGGCAAGTTACAGCGACAGTGTTTGCTACAGGTCTGATGGCACCGACTTAAAAAAGATTTAACAGCCTCCTCTCTTAGTTTATAAGAATCTTTCGACAGCCAGCAAactgaattaaaactaaactaaaattataggcTATGAACTATATTATTTTGAGATTATTTCATACTTTGCCTTAAACGTCAGCATATCTGATGCCGGCGCTGAGGCATCATTACcaatgtgcagtgtgtgtgtgtgtgtgtatgtgtgtgtgtgtgtgtgcgttcttGTACTTCCAACATACtggggaccagaacacatttttaaccaacagagtgaggacatttttgtgaagtgaggacatttcagccggtcctcacttccttaaaggcttgtttgagagttcagactttgttttagggttaaggttacgaTTAGGTTGATGTTAgggttgtgatggtgaaggttaggttaagggttagggtaaggggctagggaattcactattctaATGacaagatagaagtacaaggatgtgtgtgcgtgtgtgtgtgtctgtgtgtgtgtgtgtgtgtgtgtgtgtgtgtgtacatatttgCATCTAGGAATAGCTCGACTGAGCAAAACATTAACTGCATTCCAGATTCACTGGCTTATATAACTTGGCATAAAAAGGGTGTGTATCAAGTTAATTGTCCTCAGATATTTAACTTATGAATAAAAATCTGAcacttaaaatgaataatttcgCTATAAACGACTAAGACATGTGGTCCATCCACAGGACAGTGAGCCTGTGCTCATGTCAGACCTGGTGCCCACCATCACCACAGTGCAGCTGTACTTCATTACACAGCATACATCATACTGAAACCACAGAATAACACCAGAGCGTGTGTATAATTCATAGTTTGGCGAGCTGGCCTGATGAGCACGTTCCTGTCACAAGGGCTCACCTGTGACTGAGGGTGTCAGGCAGTGGTGTCTGCACTCGGTGGTACAACTGCGGAGAAAAGAGAGGACGTTTCACAACACTGAGGAGGAAGTAGCACATCTTAAGAGGAAGTGAATAAAATGAACTCTGACGAGGCTTTTTTTAACACCAGCAAATGTATTCAAACAACACTTGAGATACACTTCACAGTTACTTGGTCCTAACTGAAAGAGATAATGCTTCTTCTGTCACAATTACTAATCAATAATTGAGTGTAGATAAGGATTATGGGCAGTAGGTTTCTCTGGGCTTCCCTCCTCTTTTCCTATTTTTTCTGTGACAAATATATGTGTCTGTCCACCAACTTACTGTATATTTAATGACTGGGCACATTCCTCACTGAGATTAAGAGATATTAAGAGTCAGAGTTTGTATATTCTTTCTCTAATTATTGCCTTTTCAAATGCCTCCgcaagcagttttttttatctaagaAACACCGGCTATAAAATGCTCTCTTAGTGAACCAGTGATACACACAGTGTAACAGTAAAAACCCATGAGAGAGGATATTAACCAATAAACACGTTGAGTAAATGTCAGCATCCCACTTTTGGTGTCTCATCGTAACTTCTCCTTTGTTGCCAACAAACGGAAAGACTTAACAAAGATGGAACTGTGCTGCAAGTTTCGATTCAACAACTTCCCCATTaacaactttaaataaaaccatCCCTAACAACAGGATGGGAACAATGTGTGTCGCCTTCACACGTTAGTATACTCACTTCTTGCAGAGTTCACATTTGCCTTTGACTCTGTAGTAGTTCTCTTTACATTCACACACAGTGTTTTTCTCTGGTGTACCTGTGAGAAAGAACAATTCTGACTGAACTGAGGAAATACTTGATGAGCAACAGAATTAATAGATTTAACAAAGATACAACTGAGGTTCCCAGCTCCTAAGACTTACATCTTTCTATTTCAATTTCATCCTGTTTGCATGTTGAACACCTGCGACAGTCGTATGTTTCTGAGTCGATTTCATCCTTGAAATAATTCGTCTCACATCGACAAaccctgtttttgtttgtttcacatGGCGAAACCTCCACCTCATGCTTTGCAGCTGCAGAAaagttggggggaaaaaagagaaagagttAACAAAGCAAATCTTAACctgatacaataaaaataatgtttacatgcactgtAATATTCCACTATTGTTTTGAATCTGACACTTTTCATAGGGGTCATGTAACAGCATATTTTTGTTTGGATATTAAAAATTAGGCCTTATTACAAATGCTGCATTAGCAGATTAAGACAGATTAGACATGACGATATTATTCAGGTTGACAGAGCATTCTTTTGACGTGTGTACAGCGCTTTCAGAACATCTCAATTAGGATTTTTGCGACACAGGGCCGTGTTCTTGCCTGTTTACAGTCGGCTCTTTGCATTGCTGTGGTAGTTGTACACAAAccaacaagcaaacaacttgCAGTGCTTAGGTATAGATGCATCCcctgaagaaaaacacacatttctaatCGGAAGGAGGAATTCCCACTTTTAAACATCATGGAAAAACTTGGAAATCAACAGGGGTTTTTGGGGGAAAATTTGGGGGATATTTTGGATGATTTATGAAAGAATCAGCCATCTctgtaaaacaatgaaaaaatcttatttggaggcaaaaaaaaaaaaaaaaaccctgaattgCACAATCAGATCCACTAGTCCATATTTTAACGTGATTAACTACATGTTGCATTTAGGGAATACTTCCCCATGAAAATGGccatttgcatatcaaataCTCAACCCATGTCATCTTAAAAGGTTTAAAGACAACttagtttttactagtttaTGCTTTCCTGGTGAAAGTAAAATCCAAAAACTAGTAAATAAGCAAGCGAGTTATCAATATACAAATGGTTATTTTAAGGCCATTTATCagattttgcatttaaattggAATATTAGTGgaagatttatttatatttgtcatgTAAACAGATAAGTAGAATATGGTCCGTTTTGGAAAAAGGGCAAAACTGCcaatattttgtgcatgtaaatgtagtCACCTACACatgaaaaaggtgaaaatgaTTCAGATCTCTACCTTTGCATCGTCTGCAACGTAAGCAGTTGTTCGCATAGTTCATCTGGTCTGTGAACTGTCCATCAGGACATGGCGTGCAGATACTTTTGTGACCCTCTTTTGGACACTTTTCTACTAGCTTAAAAcctgaaaaacatgaatatcACAAATAAACAGAGTTAAGACTGCAGAATGGATTTAATCTTAGTAGAAATCTGCCTGTGTGATATCTCTAATAAAGAGCATGCTACAGTCAATCATGTGCAGTGTGCAGGAGGCCCTACATTACCTGCATTGCATTTGTTACAACAATCTCCATTATCATTGCGATACTCCCAAAATGGACAGGCCGGCCCCTCTGTAGACTGCACCAGTGTCAGGGTGGGGATGAACATGCACTGCAACATAGAACatagattaaaaacaaaaataaaaactttattgtcCATTGCAAGGAACTTTTTCATGCaatttttcatttatgcagTTCCAAAATATTTAGTGTTGTTTTTCTCACCATAAGGAGCAGTATTGTGCCAACAGCAGCTTTTTTGTTCCATCTTCTTCCACCTCCTCTGTGCCCAGCTCCCTCCATTATCTCACAGGTTTAGCTCAATCCATCTGAGGCCACCTGCAAAGAAAACAATCTGTAAAACACCTCAAACAGACAATCTTTAACTCACAGGTGTTGTGTTTTCTATTACAGACTCAATCTTTTGCTGAATGAATGACAGATTAACCAACTACAACTAATATTTTATGTCTTAAATGTTCATAAATGTATGATAAAATCAAGATTAATTAATCTTGATTAATGTCATGGATATACAACTCATGGATCAGCATTGtgatcttttttaaattaccacCAAAAAATGATGCAACGACATTAATGGACCTCTGATACACCTTTCAAATAGCACCACCAACAGGTCACAGCTTGTTGTAGAAAACAGGTCACGGCAGGTTACTATCTCTTATCAGTTGTTCTTTGACATAATGCATAACATGCACACAGGCATTCATAGTAGGAGTGTTAATGACTCATGTCTATATCAAGCCAATGCACTGCACCTTGTTCAGGAAGCATTACCAGctttgtgtggggaaaaaaacccttaaGTCCTGATAATCCTGATAGGGGGCAGAAATGAACTGCAGGGCTCCATTAACAGTGCCAGTGCCCCCATTCTACACTCCACTGCTGGATCcatatttgcattttgtgttgcattttgctTAAACACAAAGTGCTGAATATGCAACATATACTGCACACAATACTTTAGCGTGGATGTCCTATAAGAACTGGATAACAGATCCAAAGATGGCGCCTATTCAGTCCAATAAGAACTCCGACCCTGTGAGTTCCCACTCAGACCTTTAAACCGCCTTTCTCAGCTTGAGAAAAGTCTTACAAATATAAAACCTCCCTAGATCAAAAATTCATAGAAGAAATAGTCATAATTGAGCTTGTTTGCAGTTGGAGGTGTCCTCTCAACAGTCAGACAGTCAACAGTCAGTGAGGAATGTGCTTACAGGGCCACGGGGAAGGCTTTGCTGCAGTGCTGCGAGTGGCCCCTGGGGAAAACTGGAACCAAGGCTGAGCAGCGTGCCGGGTCCAGTGTTATAAATACATCCGTAGTCTCACATTTCAAAAATAAAGCCACTTATTTTTAGGACCCACTTTAAGACCTCTAtcatttcatttgattttgtttttaaaggatgTATATTTTCTATcactgtttcaataaaatacTACAAATCAATGAACTAGGGGCTTTCAGGGCCTTGGGGCCAGTTAGTAATCCAGCCTCGAGTAAACCTGTGGCTAAAAACATATAGCTTTATATCTGATGAATGTAGAGCTTAAATGACCAGAGTAAAAAGGAGAAACCACTCAGATTTTGGTGGCTGCTGATTCGGGTCATATTTTCCGAAGAACAGCaaagttttccctcaatattTCAACCATCAATCaatcatcaataataatttcTAATGTGTAAATAAAAGGCATTTTGTGCACATggttcaaaaatatatataaaaataataataataataataattcttgaaacttgacctgATTACATTAAAGGGTCAATTCAcccaaataagaaaataaacattttccaccTGTTATCTAAACCACAGTTAGTTTTATATCTACCTGTTAAAGGTTTTCAGAAATCCAGTAAAACTGAACTTATTATTACTGATTATTACTCAGGATCATCCATACATTTTTGCTATGgacatgtttttcttgaaattaCTTTCCGACAACTGATGAAATAGCCCAAATGGAAAGTTTACAGGTCTGTATGTTACTTGTTTCCCATCATATTGGGGAGGGGGCTGAAATTTCAGAAGTGGGTTTCTCTTGTTTTCTCCCACATAGGCAGATAAAACGAAACTATCTGTGAAGTCGAGCGGAGGTAAGGACAGTTTGATTCATTTTGTGATTGGATACAAAGTAAAagccactgttttttttttattattttaatgccatatagataatcatatttttaaatttcccTTAAACTAATGGAAGGAATCTGAAATTAAAGGCATGTTCTTGGCTGATTTTATGATTATATTTAAAGCAAGCAGGGCCATTTAAGGTTGACTCGAGCATTGATTATCTTCTGCCATAATTAACCTTTTGTATTTACTTGAAAGGaattcatacatagaaatatGTACGGCTGTTCAATGAACTATGCAGTCCCAGGAGGAATAAACAATGAACCAGCATGTGCAGCCAAGAGAAATAACGACTCCACATATTTCTTGTTGGTGATTCTTCCCACACACTTCCTTATCGCAGTGCCACGCACAGATTTAACAGGAATTTACAACTTTTTAACCTTCAAAATTCAACCTGAACACTCACGCGTTTACAGGTTACGTTGACATATTATGAACTTAATCTACAGtcatgtatttactgtttttctctcttgtctGACTGGTTTCGGTTCTTTACGCCCCCACCACAGAGTCAGATATGAATCTCCCCACAGACTGACACAAGTATTTTACCGTCACTTACCTGGTCTGTCACTGTCACACCGACGGATAGGTCGTTTACTGCAGCTCCATATAACGGtatcaatgtatttttaatttaatgtctaTATTCTTtttaacagaaagaaagagtgtCCGAGCCGTTTCCCCCGGTCTGAATGTCGAAGCAGAACAGGGGAGGTACCAAACGGGAAATAGCTGCGTCACGAGACCATTTCAAGGAAAAGAGTttggcacatacacaaaaaaaaaacaactgtgggCAAAACACCCTCAACCTGCAGGCTGTGATCCACAATGCATTTAATATTTGATACAAGTGAGGGCCTTTAAGTCTGCaggtggcacacacacacacacacacacacacgcacacacacacacacacacacacacacacacacagtgcaaaaaatcacaatatatgggtcaatgacgtgacgCCCACATTTTTTGTccgactgtattttttacagttaaaaaaaggtttaaactcGTAAAAAGAAACCACAGGTATGCAGTATATCTCCCACATATAAACCTACTTTaacctttcaaaaacagttAGTTGTTGGCAATTTTTGCGctctttaaagtgtcaaaatatCATGTGGTGTGACTGTCCGGCCTTAATTTTTGTTTCGAAAACGTCTATAAAATTACCCTAAATctgttcaaatatattttctttcccatttggcatgattttcaaagtgttttttggTCCTGTGCAAATTTTCAAGGCATTTGTAGTTATAGCTCCATTATAACATATGAGCAAACTTTGTCCGAGGATGTCCATTTTATGAAATATCATGTGGTGCGACCATCAAGAAATTACCACTTTGGGACGTTAACTTTGAAATCCAGACCAAGACAGGAAGTTGCATCATCCAACAGTTTGCCAAGAACCCTTGGAGACAGCAAGCAGGTTTGTTAATCTTTGTCAAATTTGATAAAACATATCGCTTTTAACGGTTGGTATGTAGTTGCCATATCTGGATGTCATGTGGTATGACctcaaaaaaattatgaatattaagctatttctacaaatatatattttgattagAAAATTTAAACTTGCCTTTTGTGTAAAGCTAGCTTGTTTTGTTAAGGATGCTAATTATTTGCCTGTAAATGTTGActgaacatgaaaatatcatttggTGCGACCAGGTATCATGTGGTGCGACCATTTTGATAATAGATATATGTCCTAGATAGGcagttattgtgcttttatatttaatttaagactaacatacaaaaaatactttatgttaacatttttttgaatagttttttgtacaatttgaGTATTGTTTTCTCAGTATTTCAGAAATGAAatttaacatttagttttttgtacaatatcatgagaaaaatgtaaaaaaggatggagcaTGCAATTTCACTGTGGTAATTATGTATGCATTAgtaatttgtcatttatttactgttttaatctattttaccaGATGCCACTttcaagcaaaacaaaaaccgCTCACCATAGGCAGCGTGTTAATGCTGACCCAGTGGCAAGAGAGGAGTACCTTGctagaagaaaagaaagctatcagaaaagaaaacaacagggaAAGATTCTACATGTAAAGTCAGATGATCtgccacagagagagaaaacttaacaaagagagaaatggaGGGCTGCATCTTGTGCTTACAGAGAAAGGAATGAATGTCTGGGCTAAAAACTGCCTGCAGTTAACAATATATCCCCCACTTTGACATATGCATTAAAATACCCAAAAGTAATGTTATGATTTTCAAGTTTGATGAAATCATTATGCATCATCACCAACTGTTTTAATAGAAGCACACATTTGTGGCTTTGTGAATGATTACATGATTTACTATAATACAAGGTTCTGATGAAAATAGTATGATAAACATAATTGACTCATTCTTTTGTCAAGTTACTGCAGTTACTGTATGTTTGatggatttataaaaaaattaaaatggttaTGAAGTCTTTGTTTAAAACACATCCAATTTTTGTGCACTTGTGTTTGagattgttttacttttaaaaatgttattaaaaaaacatttcaggacACCAAGGCAGTGTGGTGCACATTCAGATCTTTATTGTAAAGTATGAAATGTTTGTTCAAAACAAAGTGCGTTTATGTTTGagatttttcatgtttctgaaaatgtaattaaattgttttatttgtattgttattattgtaatttcatAATTATCAGATGTAATTCTGTTTTGTATTAAAAGTATTGTTTATTGACCTGTTTATTGacctatatttattatataatgtcTTCATGTCATTTGGTGCGACCACTCATCATGTGGTGCGACCAATAAAAGCAGTAACTGTGTTGAATTCAAAATGTAATATCTAGTTTCTGTAGCTGGAATATTAATCACTGATACAGTATACTTAGGTGACtggtagattttatttttttaaatcaatataatGAAATTTAGAAGAACTATAGTTGTGTCAGCACAATGAAAAACGGAACTGTAACACTAtggaacaaaaatatgaaatcattattgacaaaatatcaaaagaaaTTTAAATACTTGTttctaaacactttaaataactgagaacttgtaaaaaaaaagttaagcacattatggaaaataactaattttaAGATAAATCGCGGTCGCACCACATGATGTTTTTTAAGGCCATGGCCGattcatataggtgaaaaaaacactaaaaacgcttcatttcattttttattttaatttctgtgtGCACAACATTCAGAATGTTTGAACAATTGCAATAGAtatgctatttttttgtgttttaaatttgGCCTGTTGAAAACCCTTatacgtcattgacccatatacaatataataatggcaattttattatttgtataacaCATTTTACCACATGTAAAGTCGAAATGCTCAACAATATATCATTATATAACATATGTCTGATCTTGAACTATAGAACATAGGTACACAGGTGAATGGCAGCCCACACATCCATATGacatttacattcatttatcCTTAATGAGTCCTAAAAATTGAGGGCAaaatacacagtcgcccataaatttggaataattttgttttcagacacaatccccAAATATATt contains:
- the tnfrsf1a gene encoding tumor necrosis factor receptor superfamily member 1A, producing MEGAGHRGGGRRWNKKAAVGTILLLMCMFIPTLTLVQSTEGPACPFWEYRNDNGDCCNKCNAGFKLVEKCPKEGHKSICTPCPDGQFTDQMNYANNCLRCRRCKAAKHEVEVSPCETNKNRVCRCETNYFKDEIDSETYDCRRCSTCKQDEIEIERCTPEKNTVCECKENYYRVKGKCELCKNCTTECRHHCLTPSVTASKPGHEHLINIIAAVAVGAVVMLVLGVLLTHLYTKWYTKKMLLKPSCQPSDMSPDSCEQALFHSEEPSDSSMSNNAVPPTYVTEQESPNLPDCIPLEIKTSELIYTVLDLVPVPQRKQLVRSLGVNDIEIEQAEMDHKSCREAHYQMLRVWAEKGSRAGGGGQGKMLHWPLLLELLDELRKMHLGRAAEELETKYSIQ